Sequence from the Nymphaea colorata isolate Beijing-Zhang1983 chromosome 9, ASM883128v2, whole genome shotgun sequence genome:
gattcaaagacTATTCCGATGCCATCCACCGATTGGCTGAAAGCCTGAATCGTTTGGTTCTTCTATGCGATTTAAAAGCCGGTTTGCCAACTGGGTATTTAAGATTCTCTCCAACATTTTGTCGAACATTTGAGAAGCCCATAATTGGCGAATTCGGGAGGTCAGCATGAAAAAAATGCTTTTCCTGCTAGGAGAGTTGGGGGAACAACTGCTATTAGGAAGGCCTGCTGAGCAACAATGGGTGGTGACAATGATGAAATAGATGCTTTTCCTTGTTACGAGAGTTGGAGGATCGACTACTATTAGGAAGGCCTGCTGAGGAACAATGGATGGTGGGCGACAGGTTGAGGGCAGTGACCTACCGACACGCCCTTTTGTGGTCAGGTTGATGGATATGATTTGTTAggaagacgagagagagagagagagagagagagagagagaggtcaagaCTCAAGAGAGTGCAGAGAGAAAAGGTATGGACGCAATGAAGCAGAAAACGTTTACCGGCCATGAAGTGACGCGTGGTAGATGGTGATGGCGTTTAGATTAGGTAGGCCACCCAAGGAGCGACCTGGTCCGTTCATGACTGGTGGCCATTTAACCAAGGACAAAGCGACAGGGCCGTGGAGAGTTTGGCCGCTTGTCTCCTTCATCAGGTACGTTAGACTGTTGCAACAAAGCCATGTGAAAGGATGGAAGGGCGGTGAGGCAAGGGAATGACAGAGCCGTTCTAGCGCCAGAAGTAGCAAGGTACTCTCTCCTGCCCTTCTTGCCCACGCGCAGCGAGGTATCCTATATGCAATTTTTGAATGATGATTTACGATGATCGAACCGGTGGGGATGATGTGTTCCCGGAGTATGATCCTACCCCTTACAGCGGGGGCTACGATCAGGCTCTCGCTTATGGACAGCCGGTTACCCCCTCCCACGAGACCTGCTACACTCCGGAATCTATGCTTGATCCATCCCTCAACCAAGAAAATTTTACCCACGGACGCGGTTCTTCTGAGGATTCGCCTTACCAAGCAGAAAGGGATATGGTGGATTTCAATGGGAACTCCGGAGGAGGCGACGTTGACCGTCCTCGCTATCTTCTAGATGGTGAGCCCTGGCGGGACGATCCCTCTCATCCTTATGGTTATGGCGATGGCTATGGATATGACTATGGCGATAACTGGAGCTGTGGGTGGGACTGGCCCAAGCACCCGGAAGAAGCAGAATATGGCTCTAGGGTTCACCTGGATTATGCCCACCCAGTGAGTTATGCTGATTATTTGGCTGACTGGCTTCAACTGCATCAAGAGGATTCCCCCCACCAAAGCCACCTGGGCGAGGACTACCAAGGTCGTCAGGATACCAGACATGAATGTATGAGCGAGTGGAAGAGCGCGGTGGAGTACATATTTGGACGGCAGGACTCATGCGAACATGGTCATGCCGATGGCGCCATGCCCGACTACAGCTTCTGCGACTATCAGAGCTACGACCGACTTCCGACCGCCAACAATTACCGCCTACAAGGGCGTTCTTTCTCCAGGTCCGTACCGATACACCTTCTGGCCGGCCGTGTTGTTCCACGGCCATCCCCACTCTCCTCTGTATTTGTTAGCTTCGAAAGGTTTTTGTGTGACGGTCTGGTATCCTGTTTATTCACTTTCCGCCCATACTCCCCTTTTCCGCCTTTAGCAAATGCCTACACGTGAGATTTAGACTCTGCTTCCATGCTTAACTGCCCAGTCCGCTATTGTTATTAGCGCGTGGCTGAGCGGAGAAAGTTTGAGAAGCGTGGATGGATGGTAATTACCCTGGGAGGACATGCTAAATTACTGCCAGTGAAGATGTCTGGAGGCATGATTTGAGTAACCTTGCAGCAACGTTGAGGCAGCATCTGTAAGACAATCTAGTGTGACATAAGATGGCTTGGGGTTTAGGGAATTTTTATCAGCATTTTTCTCTTGCAGCAAATGGTCCACCCAGCTTCGTGCATGAGAATTTCTCAAAACGTGTTTATGAGGTTCCAAGCGAGGGAGCAAATATAGACGCTTGAATCCTTCATCACCTTTCCGTAAGGTTATTTAGTGGCTTGGAGAGCATGTCACTTGATAATGCTTGTGCTTTATTTACCTTATGGAATTGCGCACAATTACTGTAGATTTGTTGGGGAGAAAACATCAGCTGACAGAgaggtagggctgcacacgagccgagtcgagctcgagcttgcccagctcgagctcgagctcgaacttgcccagctcgagctcgagctcgaactcgagtcgagctacctaacacaagctcgagctcgactcgattaaacaaagtcgagctcgagctcgactcgattaactcgattagctcgtctaaataaaatatgatccttccttttaaaatatctagtaaatttGATGACGTGGGATGAAATTTGTGAATCGCTCAACCCTGCCAACAGTTTAGAGCTGCAAATAGACACCATTTGGTATTAGACTGTTCTCATTATTAAATATTATAGAATCATAAGCTGATGACTGAACAACTGAACAAAATGTAAATAGGACATAATGTATACGaggaaataaaagtttaaaattggcTATACAGTATGGTAAAATAAAAGCCAACTTTAGTAGCTGCATATGTCCTTTGATGGAAAAACAGACGAGCAGATTCGAGTCGAGTCCAGATCTGAGCAGAGCATCATCTCCAAGAGGAAATTGGATAATAGCAGCAAAGTATTGAGCAAGCTTTAGAATATAGTTTGAGAAGACGTAGACAGGAGTCAAGATCAAGGCTGTGCAGAACAGAAAATAACCCATGACCTCTGGCTTTGCATGTAAATCCCCAGCATCCTCAACCTCCCAGCTCCAAAGGCCTGTCCACACAGTGTCTCCAAAGCACTTCCCATACCCAGCTGCCATGATCACCAAAACCCAGTTCAAATTTCCAACAGAAATCATCCAATACATAGATGATATAATAAAGGACATGCTCCTTAGTGCAGAACAGAAATCATCCAATACGCAAATGATATAATCTAGTATATGTTCCTTAATACAGAACAACTAGCAGATAGAAACAAAGCTTTTTTGGTTTGATGTCATGGGCTGCCATGTCTTACCAAGAAGCCAAAGCCCAGCCCTGCAACCACAGAGTTCTCTATGGACACAGCAGCGAGCTCCATAGCCATAGCTTCTTGCTCTCTATCAGTGATCTCCTGCACAGAGTGGGACTGCTCTGGTTCTCCAACAGGGGAAGTGCTTTGGAGACAATCTAGCTTACAATGAAGTACGTCAAACATGAGAAGCTAACAACCTAAAAGAATTTAACATGAGAAAATGTTGTACTTTTACAGATGGATGCACATTCTCGCTGTTCTACTCTTTACTGGCAGGCTGCTGATTCCAAAACATATGTAAAAAACCCATGAAGCAAGCTTATTACACTTCCATTACTGTTTGGAATGGAATGTGCCTTCAGTTATTACCTATATGTATAACATGCATCATTAAAGACATCTCAGTAAATTCAACTTATGAAAGAACGGTTTGAAATAGATTTGGTATGCTTGACTAGAGATCAAAGCATAAGGCATGAAAGCCCATTTTAGCAGAAACCAGCACTAAAGGTAAAAAAGGGTATGGAATatccaaagaaaaatgtgaGTCGAAAAGCAGAAACCAACATACGAGTATTTTCAGGAACATCTTTTACATCATAAACTAAAGCCTGTTCACCTTTCACCATTCATCATAAACATTATTAGAATTTAGAAccatatatttgtatataagtATGTTTGTCTCAAGGTAAAATCAAGCATCTAAGAACAAAACAATAACTGAACTTAGAACAATACCTAATATTTTGATAGGTTGTATGCATAATATGTTGGAATTGATGTTGAATCATGTCATGCAATCTCATCTTCAGCAGTACCCtacaaaaaaaaccaacaatagtTGATAAGTAAACAACTTCTATAACATATAAGCGtaaaataaacatgataaaactTAAATATACATGCATTTTGGTACTTACCTTTAGCAATACCGGTACAAGATTCATAGGGTCGCCATACCGTTTTATCCAATCGCCTGCACAAACTAATTCTTCTACTGTTTTTGGGCTCAATGAACTCCTAGATTCATCCACAATTCGACCTCCAGTACTAAAAGCAGATTCAGAGGCAACTGTAGTGATAGGAATACACAACATATCTCTTGCCATATGTGATAAAATAGGGTATTTCAGTTCTTTATCTTTCCAccaaattaatatatcaaaCGAATCATGAGCGGTAACATCACATTTGAGCAATCCATCTTCTAAATACATATCAAGCTCATACTCTGAAGCTTGAAAATGAACATTGTCTGCGTtatttaaaaagctaaaaaatctTATTCTACTTCTATTGGAGTTGCCACATGATGAGTCAGTTCCTCTCATAAAAGTAGTAGAATCACTTTCAACATCTTTATTTAAACCGTCAATTTTTGCAATGCAGCTGTTATAAAGGTCTTGCATTGTACTTCTTACTAATGTcatatgttcttctttttcttctatttgacaaaaagtcttTGAAAAGACAAAGTCTGTTAAACTCAACTTTATCCTTGGATCTAGTATCGAAGCAATAGCCATTAATATGTTGCAGGAACTCCAATActtatcaaattttttcttcattttgaatgtCATTCTCTTCATAAAGCTAGACCCATTTGTAACTCCTTCTTGTAATAATTCTTGAACCCCccaaatttctaagaaaaatagGTTTGTTGTAGGATACTTCGACCctgaaaaaagaacagaaacattataaaatgcttcaagaaaagaacatattttttgtaCTCTCTCTCATTCTTCTGCATCCAACAACCAAGTAAAACCAACATCTTCCATAGCATATCTATCAAAAACATGTCTGTACATAAGTGCAACTTCCAACATCAAGTAAGTAGAATTCCATCTAGTTGAAACATCTAGCACCAACTTCTTTTGACCATgcatttcaaattcatctaCTATAACCTAAAAGTTGTAAAGTCTTGATGGGGAACATTTTATGTATTTGACAGCCTCTCTGATCTTATCAAGTTCATCTCTAATTGCAGACAAACCATCTTGCACCATTAGATTTAAAATATCTGCACAACAatgcacatgaaaaaatttaccgcCTTGGTATAGACTTACACcacttttctctaaaatttcttttaatgttCTTACAAGAACATCATTAGGAGAAGCATTATCAACCATAATTGAGAtgatcttcttttttattttccattcttgaatatttttagCAATCACATTTGCTAGATTCTTCCCTGTATGAGGTGGTTCGACTTGGCTAAAACCAATTATATGCTTTTGAAGTGTCCAAGAATGATCTATGAAGTGAGCTGTAATGGAAATATACCCAATTTATTGGTTAGACGTCCACATATCTGTTGTCAAAGCAACGGAAGGAACTCCTTTAAAATTccttcaatctctttttttcgaCCTCGTATAATTTTGTGACATCTCTTTTCATTGTTGTCCTTGAAATGGGTACCCAATTTGGAAAAGCAACCTTCATTAAAAATCTAAACCAACAATGTTCAACCATATTGAATGCATACTCATGACAAACTACCATCTTTGCTATTATTTCTCTTATCTTTTCAGGAACAAGTTTGGCACCATTACTTATTACTTCCTTTGTAAGGCCTGAAACTTCACTAATCCCAAACCTCAAAGTATTTTGCCTCAAACTACCAGAACGCATAAGACATTTATGTCTTTTCATCGATGATGTACACCCTCCTGAACTTATAACAAATGTTGTTTTACAATACTTGCATCTACCTTTTTTGACACCACCTACAGttacttcttcaaaatcattccaaACTGAAGAAGTTCTTGCCCTTTGTCTTTTCATACCACCCACAGTTACATCCTCATTTTCAACAGACCTTGTATTAATAGGATCTAAACTGTCATGAGCTATAGACTGTTGTGTAGAGCTTCCTACATTATGTGGTTCTGTTGAACCTGCTCCTGAACTGCATATTACTTGTTTGTCTTTACTAATAGTATTTTCTATCGGTGAAGACATTCTTCTTCCGTAGATAAAAGGACTAATCTGTAATACAATAATTAACTACAGTTATATAgtgcattttttaaattcacaatgcTTTTTcgtaaaaagaaattaaaataagaaggaaTTAAAGACATGCAACCAACAACAACGcacaaacataaaataagaaaatacatAACAAAGCATGATATGCATCTGGACTAGGATAGGCAATTTTGTTAATCACTGACTTTTCAAACCatagaaatttctaaaatttcagaaatacatatatcaaaataaacTCAATTTGATTGCTTTTTCTATTGGCCCTTTAGTGTAATGTGCACTAAATATTATTGCAGGCTTCCCAGCCATGGcccatgaatgaatgaatgaacaaaaaaaatcatcctAGGCAACAGAGCAAGAAACAACgtgagaaaataaataaaaagaaagaataataaaagaataataaaagcTATTTATTTCAAGCCATGAATGACCAGAAAAAATCTTCCCAGGCAACAGAGCAAGAAACAACGTgagaagataaagaaaaagaaagaataataaaagctatttttttcaatgtttcatGCCTAGGCCCTTTAGTGCCTAAGTGAAGGCCTTGCACACAGCTGGATCTACACATGCTTGGCACACATGTcataaacaatatataaaaagaatttatgttaatgaaataaaaaatcatgtgaacatgaaggaagaaaaaggaaatgtggAGCAATGTTGTTCCTGTAAAGCTTGGTGAACAagatttaagaaagaaaatattggaCAGGCGAGATTTGAAGGTTTCTAACATGGCTAAAAAACGTCGACTACTTAGGAAGAGCAAATTTCTTCCAAGCAATCACTTTGcacgaggaaaaaaaataacaaaatctcTTTGACCCCTTTCTGAgccttctttctcatttctaaCCACCAAAATAGGCATtgcatcaagaaattcaaaacaacaaaacaggTTCACAAAACAGgtaagaaggaggaagaggaagaagatgaacaacaaggagaagaaaggaaggttGAAGGGGTACCTGACGTGAAGGCGGGAGCAGAAAGCACACCTCTAGAAGCAATTACGACCTCAATATTTATCCCTTTCTAAGATCTCTgccaaaataaaaagcaaaaaaatgactAATAAGAGGATGAAGTCAAGGATTTGTTTGAAAGCACAGGCGCAGCACAAGATGTTCAAAACTTTGACCCCCGGAGGAGCATTAGCATACCATCGGGCGTTAGGCAGAGCAGAGGGCGGTGGTGGGCCGGTGGCGGTGgcagagaaggaaaatgaggaGGAAATGCAGACAGTGGGGCTGTCGTTCCCGTGCTTGTGCAGACCCTGCGAAGGTGAGCCTATGAGGATGAGGTGTCACCGTGTCACGGACTCACGagagtttaagagagagagaggcaaagaaaGAGCGCATGAAAAAGAGGGGAACATACCTGGTGCTCACACAACAAGCATTGCCAATCTTTTGGGTCGTCTCTAGATGCCCATTTGTGTTCTTTTCATTGTGTGGACTGTCATGGGGAGCCTAAACGAAAACGCAGACGGCAGGCCGGACGGTGGAGCTGGTGGTTAGATGTCAAATGCCATTGCCAGACGGTGGAGCTGGTGCCTGGTGGTTAGATGCCGAATGCCGGACGGTGGTCTGGTGGAGATGGTGTGTGGTGGACAGGCGGTGGCGGTCTGGCGGAGAGGAGAGGACTGGATAGATAGTCgacggaagagagagaaaaggggaaaagaactTATAACCGATCAATttttaccctaaaccggtgaaccggttttggtAAATTTGTGTATcggttttcaaaatttaaacggTTTtatataaacgagtcgagtataaacaagtcgagttcttaaaactcgaactcgacttgtttactcattcgagtttcattgtaagctcaaacttgactcgtttataaacgagtcgagctcgagccgagtttaaccgggcgagtttgagtcgagcccgagctggctcgactcgttgtgcagcccaaCAGACAGGGCAAGATTTTATAGGTAGATCGGTCTTGTGTCTGGTGTACAGGCAGAATTATGAATAAGAAGATTAAGATTTAGCGCAAGTTAAATGACATGACTAGTACAGACATTCTCTTGTTATTAGCGTGGAAGCTATGTTTCATGGACACTAAACACTGTGGTTGTGAGATACTGGCTATAAGTGTTTAGGGCACGAGTGAAAGGATCATGGCAACtgaaatatatgattttttgaatttgCTTTCCAAGTTTGTCATAGGAATTGCTTTTATTATGGTCCGGTTTCTAAACAAGccttttgattattttttaggatGAAATATTTGTGAAAACTCTAGCCTAATGATTTTGTGACTCTATAAAAGGttatatatgcattatgcattGGAATCAGACTGTCTGTTGTTGAGTTACAAAGTTAATTATGTAATTACCAACATCTAGTTCCTTTGCCAAGAAATAGACAGACTTACTGTAACTATTGGTTTGCATAATCTAGTTGCTCGCTGAttccatatttttttgtatACCCAACCACATGTGTGGTCTCTAGGGCTGATTTAACTGAGATCTGCTTTTCATTGCTGGAAGCCTCAATGTGTTGAGGATGGcaataaaaaaatcagtggTAGAAAATGCATATAGATGTAGTCTATAGGTTGACTTAATGGAGATCTACCTTTTGATTGTTGGAAGCCTACATCTGTCCATGTTGggaactatgtcacataggtgtggcggggtgcgggtgccgaaGCAGCACATTCCAATAAATTTAGCCGCGGCAGTGCGGCGagggtaattttttttattattaatatatatatatatacacacacacacacatacacacataacAAAATTGTCTGTAAaccaaaaaattacaaatttacactATCTACATTCGGTGCTaagtaaaatattaaaatctaaatCAGTAAATGGTATATGAATGTTTACAATACACTTCAAACATTCAGTGCTAACAGTCATTGcagcaaaacaaatcaaattatGGCTACTATAAAAAACTGCATACAGAGGAGAAAGTCATAAAAACATGCTAAGCAAGTAAACATTCAACAACAGTATAACCATCAttgcagcaaaacaaaaaactggTAGGTGAAAAACATTAACACGTTAACAGTAAAACTTAAGCATATATAGTGTATACCATGAAAACAATGATCAAACAATTCcacattttagaaaataatcATTAAACCTTGAACATtacaaaaacaataattaaATTAAAGAGAAACCGCAATGAAAGACAAAGACGCAAGTGACATCAAGAAATCAACTAGATGGATCGCAAACTCGCAGCTGATTCCTGACACATTTGGGTGGAGACCCAGCGGCCAATGCTTCTAAACTCCAA
This genomic interval carries:
- the LOC116260451 gene encoding uncharacterized protein At5g39570-like isoform X1 — protein: MMIYDDRTGGDDVFPEYDPTPYSGGYDQALAYGQPVTPSHETCYTPESMLDPSLNQENFTHGRGSSEDSPYQAERDMVDFNGNSGGGDVDRPRYLLDGEPWRDDPSHPYGYGDGYGYDYGDNWSCGWDWPKHPEEAEYGSRVHLDYAHPVSYADYLADWLQLHQEDSPHQSHLGEDYQGRQDTRHECMSEWKSAVEYIFGRQDSCEHGHADGAMPDYSFCDYQSYDRLPTANNYRLQGRSFSRSEI
- the LOC116260451 gene encoding uncharacterized protein At5g39570-like isoform X2, with product MMIYDDRTGGDDVFPEYDPTPYSGGYDQALAYGQPVTPSHETCYTPESMLDPSLNQENFTHGRGSSEDSPYQAERDMVDFNGNSGGGDVDRPRYLLDGEPWRDDPSHPYGYGDGYGYDYGDNWSCGWDWPKHPEEAEYGSRVHLDYAHPVSYADYLADWLQLHQEDSPHQSHLGEDYQGRQDTRHECMSEWKSAVEYIFGRQDSCEHGHADGAMPDYSFCDYQSYDRLPTANNYRLQGRSFSRFW
- the LOC116260451 gene encoding uncharacterized protein At5g39570-like isoform X3; amino-acid sequence: MMIYDDRTGGDDVFPEYDPTPYSGGYDQALAYGQPVTPSHETCYTPESMLDPSLNQENFTHGRGSSEDSPYQAERDMVDFNGNSGGGDVDRPRYLLDGEPWRDDPSHPYGYGDGYGYDYGDNWSCGWDWPKHPEEAEYGSRVHLDYAHPVSYADYLADWLQLHQEDSPHQSHLGEDYQGRQDTRHECMSEWKSAVEYIFGRQDSCEHGHADGAMPDYSFCDYQSYDRLPTANNYRLQGRSFSR